A single region of the Anguilla rostrata isolate EN2019 chromosome 11, ASM1855537v3, whole genome shotgun sequence genome encodes:
- the hsd17b10 gene encoding 3-hydroxyacyl-CoA dehydrogenase type-2, whose translation MKKACGRAALFCVTHTPSLCDVSRAVRRGGWRGSGAPEWFGESVLRTLTYGRRRVKMANIRSVKGMVGLVTGGASGLGRATVERLVNMGGSAVILDLPSSDGQSVAQSLGDRCAFAPADVTSESDVRSAVSLAREKFGRLDLAVNCAGIAVAVKTYNFKKDVPHSLEDFTRVITVNIAGTFNVIRLAVGEMGKNEPDADGHRGCIVNTASVAAFDGQVGQAAYSASKGGIVGMTLPIARDLAPMGIRVVTIAPGLFSTPLLAGLPEKVRTFLARQVPFPSRLGDPAEFAHLVTSLAENPMINGEVIRLDGAIRMQP comes from the exons ATGAAAAAAGCCTGTGGTCGGGCTGCATTGTTCTGCGTTACACATACGCCATCATTGTGCGACGTAAGCAGAGCTGTGCGTAGAGGAGGGTGGCGTGGAAGCGGCGCTCCTGAGTGGTTCGGTGAAAGTGTACTGAGGACCCTGACGTACGGTCGGCGGCGTGTGAAAATGGCGAACATTCGGAGTGTCAAG GGTATGGTGGGGTTGGTGACGGGAGGGGCCTCGGGACTGGGGAGGGCCACGGTGGAACGGCTTGTGAATATGGGGGGCAGCGCCGTGATCCTGGACCTGCCGAGTTCGGACGGGCAGAGTGTGGCGCAGAGCCTGGGGGACCGCTGTGCCTTTGCTCCTGCGGAC GTCACCTCAGAATCCGACGTGCGCTCTGCCGTGTCTCTTGCCCGTGAGAAGTTTGGCCGCCTGGACCTTGCAGTGAACTGCGCTGGAATCGCTGTGGCTGTCAAGACCTACAACTTCAAGAAGGACGTGCCCCACAGCCTAGAGGACTTCACCAGAGTCATTACT GTGAATATTGCGGGCACCTTCAACGTGATACGGCTGGCAGTAGGAGAGATGGGAAAGAACGAGCCGGACGCAGATGGCCACAGGGGCTGCATCGTCAACACGGCCAGCGTGGCAGCATTCGATGGACAG GTTGGTCAGGCTGCATACTCCGCCTCCAAAGGAGGGATCGTAGGAATGACGCTCCCTATCGCCCGCGACTTGGCGCCCATGGGCATCCGCGTGGTCACCATAGCCCCTG GCCTGTTCTCCACCCCTCTGCTGGCTGGCTTGCCTGAGAAGGTGCGCACCTTCCTGGCCCGCCAGGTGCCCTTCCCCTCCCGCCTGGGAGACCCCGCAGAGTTTGCGCACCTGGTGACCTCGCTGGCCGAAAACCCCATGATCAACGGGGAGGTCATCCGGCTGGACGGAGCCATCCGTATgcagccctga